The Nitrospinota bacterium genome includes a region encoding these proteins:
- the ybgF gene encoding tol-pal system protein YbgF → MAFGLAALTACETSRSKQEKNVMQGQMTRIDDRVGQISKTMVAQADLAANLDQLNRAVTVMTGQMEEFNGRSAMLTERMDRLEKSFSLMTNEYQGEVVERTAAATAVAQETRRDVKTLHAELRAFIQLMEDKSGISRKSHQKAVEALSRDVVEARPAAAAPAQPSGEQRQPAAAEAEKTVETYQRAYLLYLQGDYGAAVNGFSAFMKNYPSSGLADGAAYWTGESYYAMKDYPKAAEALSAMADKYPSSAKAPAALLKGAHAYLEMKKGDMAAQKLAAVLEKYPSSGEAAPAAELLKMLKPAGQ, encoded by the coding sequence GTGGCGTTTGGGCTTGCCGCGTTGACGGCATGCGAAACATCGCGCTCCAAACAGGAGAAGAACGTCATGCAGGGGCAGATGACCAGGATAGACGACCGCGTCGGCCAGATAAGCAAGACCATGGTGGCCCAGGCGGACCTGGCCGCGAACTTGGATCAGCTAAACCGCGCCGTCACGGTGATGACCGGCCAGATGGAGGAATTCAACGGCCGGTCGGCCATGCTTACCGAGAGGATGGACCGGCTGGAGAAAAGTTTCTCGCTGATGACCAACGAGTATCAGGGGGAGGTGGTGGAGAGGACCGCCGCCGCCACAGCCGTGGCGCAGGAGACCAGGCGGGACGTGAAAACCCTGCACGCCGAACTGAGGGCGTTCATCCAGCTTATGGAGGATAAGAGCGGGATTTCCAGGAAAAGCCACCAGAAGGCCGTGGAGGCTCTTTCGCGGGACGTGGTGGAGGCCCGCCCGGCGGCGGCCGCTCCGGCGCAACCCTCCGGGGAGCAGAGGCAACCGGCGGCGGCAGAGGCCGAAAAGACCGTGGAGACATACCAGCGGGCCTACCTGCTTTATTTGCAGGGGGACTATGGCGCGGCTGTGAACGGTTTTTCGGCGTTCATGAAGAACTATCCTTCGTCCGGACTTGCGGACGGGGCGGCTTACTGGACCGGCGAGTCTTACTATGCGATGAAGGACTATCCGAAGGCGGCCGAGGCCCTTTCGGCGATGGCCGATAAATATCCGTCCAGCGCAAAAGCTCCGGCGGCGCTTTTAAAGGGCGCCCACGCGTACCTGGAAATGAAGAAGGGGGATATGGCCGCGCAAAAGCTTGCGGCGGTGCTCGAAAAGTATCCGTCTTCCGGCGAGGCCGCTCCGGCGGCGGAACTGCTGAAAATGTTAAAACCGGCGGGGCAGTGA
- the pal gene encoding peptidoglycan-associated lipoprotein Pal — MKSMSKRISLASIAMLAFAVALSVGACSTKSKETLPGAGDKAGTAGQDGAMSAEERKQQESRATYVEESLLVDIHFEFDKSDLSAEDRELLKKNGEWMKSHAGVKVQIEGHCDERGTAEYNLALGERRATAAKNYLTSLGVEADRLYTISYGKELPIDPGHSEEAWAKNRRAHFLVTK, encoded by the coding sequence ATGAAAAGCATGTCAAAGAGGATTTCACTGGCCTCAATCGCGATGTTGGCTTTCGCTGTCGCGTTGTCCGTGGGCGCTTGCTCCACAAAATCGAAGGAGACCCTCCCTGGCGCCGGTGACAAGGCAGGCACGGCCGGCCAGGATGGCGCCATGTCCGCCGAGGAACGCAAGCAGCAGGAATCACGCGCCACTTATGTGGAGGAGTCCCTGCTTGTGGACATCCATTTTGAGTTCGACAAATCGGACCTGTCCGCGGAGGACAGGGAACTGTTGAAGAAAAACGGCGAATGGATGAAGTCCCACGCCGGGGTGAAGGTGCAGATCGAAGGGCACTGCGACGAGCGCGGCACAGCCGAGTATAACCTTGCCCTTGGCGAGCGAAGGGCCACCGCCGCGAAGAACTACTTAACGTCGCTTGGCGTGGAGGCCGACAGGCTTTACACCATAAGCTACGGCAAGGAGCTTCCCATTGATCCGGGCCACTCCGAAGAAGCCTGGGCCAAGAACCGCAGGGCGCATTTCCTGGTGACAAAATAG
- the tolB gene encoding Tol-Pal system beta propeller repeat protein TolB, with the protein MKYGTDQKMRKKSFMTRAGTVIAAVAFFAGLFLQDPASAQESVWLGVSRTGSQAIEVAVPDMQAAGDDKEGLGKEAARIVNFDLKATGYFKMVDNQQLMKQALEKDLKAANGIAFDEWRTLASNFVVKGNIGYKPGGAMFLDTRVYDVQTKKLYFSVIYTATKNLFRQMVHQFSDDMLSRLTGEQGVAKTRMAILSKAGGRKELFVMDYDGAAPTQITYDKSLVLFPHWNPKRDIILFTTYKFRNPDLYAVDIKNGARIPISRRLGLNSAGEWSPDGGKIVFSISKAGHSNIFICNADGSGLKQLTSANAIATSPSFSPDGGRIAFTSDKTGAPQIYVMNTGGGEERRITWSGSYNDEAEWSPKGDYIAYSSLTGPNFKIGLVNVNESRDARIITSGAGSDESPSWSPNGRNIAFSSSRSGSKQIYIINPDGSNVLQVTNMAGGAYSPSWGTAPAIERK; encoded by the coding sequence ATGAAGTACGGGACTGACCAGAAGATGAGAAAAAAAAGTTTTATGACGCGGGCGGGCACGGTCATTGCGGCAGTCGCGTTTTTCGCCGGACTGTTCCTCCAAGACCCCGCCTCGGCACAGGAGAGCGTGTGGCTTGGCGTGTCCCGGACCGGTTCCCAGGCCATCGAAGTTGCCGTGCCGGACATGCAGGCGGCGGGCGACGACAAGGAAGGGCTCGGCAAAGAGGCGGCCAGGATCGTCAACTTCGACCTTAAGGCCACCGGTTATTTCAAGATGGTGGACAACCAGCAGCTGATGAAGCAGGCGCTGGAAAAGGACCTGAAGGCGGCCAACGGCATCGCCTTTGACGAGTGGCGCACGCTGGCCTCCAATTTCGTGGTGAAAGGGAACATCGGGTATAAGCCGGGCGGCGCCATGTTCCTGGACACCAGGGTGTACGACGTGCAGACGAAGAAGCTTTATTTCTCGGTGATCTACACCGCCACGAAGAACCTGTTCCGGCAGATGGTCCACCAGTTCTCCGACGACATGCTATCCCGGCTCACCGGCGAGCAGGGAGTGGCCAAGACCCGCATGGCGATTTTGTCCAAGGCCGGCGGGCGCAAGGAGCTTTTCGTGATGGACTACGACGGGGCGGCGCCCACGCAGATAACCTACGACAAGTCGCTGGTGCTTTTCCCCCACTGGAACCCGAAGCGGGACATAATCCTGTTCACCACATACAAGTTCCGCAACCCGGACCTTTACGCGGTGGACATAAAGAACGGAGCCCGCATACCCATATCCCGCAGGCTGGGGCTCAATTCCGCCGGTGAATGGTCACCGGACGGCGGGAAAATCGTGTTCTCCATTTCCAAGGCTGGGCATTCGAACATATTTATATGCAACGCCGACGGCAGCGGGCTCAAACAGTTGACCTCCGCCAACGCCATCGCCACTTCGCCGTCGTTCTCCCCCGACGGGGGCCGCATCGCCTTCACCTCGGACAAGACCGGCGCGCCGCAGATATACGTGATGAATACCGGGGGAGGCGAGGAACGGCGGATAACCTGGTCGGGCAGTTATAACGACGAGGCTGAATGGTCGCCCAAGGGGGACTATATCGCCTATTCGTCGCTGACGGGCCCGAATTTCAAGATTGGGCTTGTCAACGTCAACGAGAGCAGGGACGCGAGGATAATCACCAGCGGCGCCGGGTCGGACGAAAGCCCCTCATGGTCGCCCAACGGCAGGAACATCGCCTTTTCCTCCAGCAGAAGCGGCTCCAAGCAGATATACATAATTAATCCGGACGGCTCCAACGTCCTGCAGGTGACCAACATGGCAGGCGGCGCCTATTCCCCGTCGTGGGGAACGGCTCCGGCCATAGAGAGGAAATAA
- a CDS encoding TonB C-terminal domain-containing protein, protein MSREQQVSLRDRDLNTPGQLAASMGFSALAHVALFLIVTIAPALVFKPKTYMAGYSVNLVSIPSAGTSPGPPPPPPPQAEKAEEPAAQTPVKKATTAKKEVVSEPEVKTKKAMTAKKIVPKQEDKPKKEEKKDDKKEKKETEKEEKAASAPPQKIKGSKEGVPGGVPGGVPGGKPGSMSFEAPGGGGQFPYAWYGGVVERKINENWLTHGITITGKRVNPTVKFTILKDGAISGVMLERSSGNTQMDESAVAAVSRAGPFPQLPPGYAGDSLTVHFTFIYEVRD, encoded by the coding sequence ATGAGCCGGGAACAGCAGGTATCTTTAAGGGACCGGGACTTGAACACCCCGGGCCAGCTTGCCGCCTCGATGGGCTTTTCCGCGCTGGCGCACGTGGCGTTGTTTTTGATCGTCACCATCGCCCCGGCGCTTGTGTTCAAGCCGAAAACGTACATGGCGGGCTATTCGGTGAACCTGGTGTCCATACCCTCCGCCGGAACGTCACCCGGCCCGCCGCCACCCCCTCCGCCACAGGCGGAAAAGGCGGAAGAACCGGCCGCCCAGACTCCGGTGAAAAAGGCCACCACCGCCAAGAAGGAGGTGGTGTCCGAGCCGGAGGTGAAGACCAAGAAGGCCATGACAGCCAAAAAGATCGTCCCCAAGCAGGAAGACAAGCCTAAAAAAGAAGAGAAGAAGGACGACAAGAAAGAGAAGAAAGAAACGGAGAAAGAGGAAAAGGCCGCATCCGCTCCGCCGCAGAAAATAAAGGGAAGCAAGGAAGGAGTCCCCGGAGGCGTGCCGGGGGGTGTGCCCGGAGGGAAGCCTGGCAGCATGAGTTTTGAAGCTCCCGGCGGCGGCGGACAATTCCCATACGCCTGGTATGGCGGCGTGGTGGAGCGCAAGATAAACGAAAACTGGCTCACCCACGGCATCACCATAACCGGCAAAAGGGTGAATCCAACGGTGAAGTTCACGATATTAAAGGACGGCGCAATCAGCGGAGTGATGCTGGAACGTTCCTCCGGCAACACCCAGATGGACGAGAGCGCCGTGGCGGCGGTGAGCCGCGCGGGGCCGTTCCCCCAGCTTCCGCCGGGATATGCCGGAGACTCGTTGACGGTGCATTTCACTTTCATTTATGAAGTACGGGACTGA
- a CDS encoding ExbD/TolR family protein: protein MQDSGGKRFRRKQSTLMTEINITPFVDVMLVLLVIFMVTAPMMQSGIDINLPKEAEPSGIIEVKEENMVSLRKDGALFFNEKRVTPKDLSEKLKSVVAGGAQPEVYLRADKDIEYGRVVSVMGLVKKAGVEKLGMVTEISPEEDAGKKK from the coding sequence ATGCAGGATAGCGGCGGCAAACGGTTCCGCCGGAAACAGTCCACCCTGATGACCGAGATCAACATCACCCCCTTTGTGGACGTGATGCTGGTGCTGCTGGTGATATTCATGGTCACCGCCCCCATGATGCAGAGCGGGATAGACATAAACCTGCCAAAAGAGGCGGAGCCCAGCGGGATCATCGAGGTGAAGGAGGAGAACATGGTGTCGCTGCGCAAGGACGGGGCGCTGTTCTTCAACGAAAAAAGGGTGACGCCCAAGGACCTTTCCGAAAAACTGAAGAGCGTGGTGGCCGGGGGAGCCCAGCCGGAGGTCTATTTGAGGGCGGACAAGGACATAGAGTACGGCCGGGTTGTCAGCGTGATGGGATTGGTGAAAAAAGCGGGGGTGGAAAAGCTTGGCATGGTCACCGAGATATCCCCGGAAGAGGACGCCGGAAAGAAAAAATGA
- a CDS encoding MotA/TolQ/ExbB proton channel family protein, which produces MSSYLNFVQNLIVQAAPVGELSISDMVTSAGLVSKGVLATLFLFSLVSWGIMIHKLRLYKTIRAETELFKEYFAKKAQLDQIYAYAKKLRNCSMARVFLAGYIELATQFRITQSEQANPEDGFLLEKLDSIGRSLERATAQEVTKLERWLIFLGTTGSVTPFIGLFGTVWGVMSAFSGIGAKQSASLAVVAPGIAEALIATAAGLFTAIPAVMGYNYFLYRVKIKATEMDNFSLDMLSLIDRIYIRRS; this is translated from the coding sequence ATGTCGTCATACCTTAATTTTGTCCAAAACCTGATTGTCCAGGCGGCCCCGGTGGGGGAGCTGAGCATTTCGGACATGGTCACAAGCGCCGGTCTTGTCAGCAAGGGGGTGCTTGCCACCCTTTTTCTTTTCTCGCTGGTGTCGTGGGGGATCATGATCCACAAGTTGAGGCTGTACAAAACGATCAGGGCGGAAACGGAGCTTTTCAAGGAGTATTTCGCCAAGAAAGCCCAGCTCGACCAGATATACGCATACGCCAAGAAACTTCGGAACTGCTCCATGGCCAGGGTTTTCCTGGCCGGGTATATCGAGCTTGCAACGCAGTTCCGCATCACGCAAAGCGAGCAGGCCAATCCGGAGGACGGTTTCCTTTTGGAGAAGCTGGATTCCATCGGCCGGTCTTTGGAGCGGGCCACGGCGCAGGAGGTGACCAAGCTGGAGCGCTGGCTGATATTTTTGGGGACAACCGGGTCTGTCACCCCATTCATCGGGCTGTTCGGCACGGTGTGGGGGGTGATGAGCGCCTTTTCGGGCATAGGCGCCAAGCAGTCGGCCAGCCTTGCCGTGGTGGCGCCGGGGATAGCGGAGGCGCTGATAGCCACCGCAGCCGGGCTTTTCACAGCCATCCCCGCCGTCATGGGCTACAACTATTTCCTTTACCGGGTGAAGATAAAGGCCACGGAGATGGACAACTTCTCGCTGGACATGCTTTCGCTGATCGACCGCATCTATATCAGAAGATCCTGA
- a CDS encoding nodulation protein NfeD, whose product MNVKRFVRAAFSLSFALAGLFSLAASSSAGGKSALVITVNGPISPVSAEYIVKGIQAAEADPAVETLIIEMDTPGGLDTSMRQIIKEIQRSPKPVVVYVAPSGSRAASAGAFITMAAHVAAMAPGTNIGAASPVNMGGEGMDKTMKRKVTNDAAAYIRSIAEQRGRNADIGEEMVRAGASLSETEAVREKVADLVAEDLPSLLAAINGRTVKTGAGDKTLATAGLEIKRLEMNWRERIFDALANPNVAYILMMLGFYGLFFELSNPGAVLPGIIGAICLILAFYSLQTLPVNYAGALLIILAIILFLLEIWVPSYGTLTMGGVIALVIGSLMLIDSPDEYMRISLSVIISMTLFTAAFFFFLVGSGVCAQYRRVTTGAEGMAGAIGEAQTDIVPETGGEIFVSGELWSALPQSGHITKGARVEVTGQKGLTLTVREKPE is encoded by the coding sequence ATGAACGTCAAACGCTTTGTCCGTGCGGCTTTCAGCCTTTCCTTTGCGCTGGCGGGCCTGTTTTCGCTGGCCGCTTCGTCCTCCGCCGGTGGAAAGTCGGCGCTGGTGATCACCGTCAACGGGCCGATAAGCCCGGTCTCCGCCGAATATATCGTTAAAGGCATACAGGCCGCCGAGGCGGATCCCGCCGTTGAGACGCTCATTATAGAGATGGACACCCCCGGCGGGCTGGACACTTCCATGCGCCAGATCATAAAAGAGATTCAGCGCTCGCCAAAGCCTGTGGTGGTGTATGTGGCGCCAAGCGGGTCGCGCGCGGCCTCGGCAGGGGCGTTCATCACCATGGCCGCCCACGTGGCCGCCATGGCCCCCGGCACAAACATCGGCGCCGCCTCCCCGGTGAACATGGGGGGGGAGGGGATGGACAAGACCATGAAACGCAAGGTGACCAACGACGCGGCCGCTTATATCCGCTCCATCGCCGAGCAGCGCGGGCGCAACGCGGATATCGGGGAGGAGATGGTGCGCGCCGGAGCCTCCCTTTCGGAGACGGAGGCGGTGCGCGAAAAAGTGGCCGACCTTGTGGCGGAAGATTTGCCTTCGCTGCTTGCCGCCATAAACGGCAGGACTGTGAAGACCGGCGCGGGGGACAAGACATTGGCCACCGCCGGGCTTGAGATCAAACGGCTGGAGATGAACTGGCGGGAGCGGATATTCGACGCGCTGGCCAACCCGAACGTGGCGTATATACTGATGATGCTCGGGTTTTACGGTCTGTTCTTCGAGCTGTCCAACCCGGGGGCGGTGCTGCCGGGGATCATCGGCGCAATATGCCTGATACTGGCGTTTTATTCATTGCAGACCCTGCCGGTCAACTACGCCGGGGCGCTTCTGATAATCCTGGCCATCATCCTTTTCCTGCTGGAGATATGGGTGCCAAGTTACGGCACGTTGACCATGGGAGGGGTGATCGCGCTTGTGATAGGGTCGCTTATGCTCATAGACTCGCCGGACGAGTATATGCGGATCAGCCTGTCGGTGATAATTTCCATGACGCTGTTCACGGCGGCGTTCTTCTTTTTCCTCGTCGGATCCGGTGTGTGCGCCCAGTACCGCCGGGTGACTACAGGGGCGGAAGGGATGGCCGGGGCGATCGGCGAGGCGCAGACGGACATAGTCCCGGAGACCGGGGGCGAAATTTTCGTCAGCGGGGAGTTGTGGAGCGCACTTCCCCAGTCCGGCCACATCACAAAGGGCGCCCGGGTGGAAGTCACCGGCCAGAAAGGGCTGACGCTCACGGTGAGGGAAAAGCCGGAGTAG
- a CDS encoding type II toxin-antitoxin system PemK/MazF family toxin — MGVVGGLARFEVWLVALNPSRGSEIRKTRPCVVISPDEMNQNINTVIVAPMTTRGSDWPTRVPLVFRGKRGRIALDQIRTVDRDRLIKKLGSIPGEKAGMVCRTLQVMFSI, encoded by the coding sequence ATGGGAGTGGTAGGCGGGCTCGCCAGGTTTGAAGTGTGGCTGGTGGCCTTGAATCCGTCCAGGGGAAGCGAAATCAGGAAAACGAGGCCCTGTGTCGTCATTTCCCCCGATGAGATGAACCAGAATATAAATACCGTGATCGTGGCGCCGATGACTACCAGGGGGAGCGATTGGCCCACCAGAGTGCCGCTTGTGTTCAGGGGGAAAAGAGGGCGGATCGCCCTTGACCAGATCAGGACCGTGGACAGGGATCGGCTTATAAAGAAACTTGGCTCCATTCCGGGCGAAAAGGCGGGTATGGTATGCCGCACCTTGCAGGTCATGTTTTCCATATGA
- a CDS encoding AbrB/MazE/SpoVT family DNA-binding domain-containing protein produces MKLAVTRIGNSRGVRIPKTVIEQVGLGDSAELEVVSGKIVISPAPSRKGWAEAFRKKGGRGEDGLLDEGNIPRAKWDDDEWEW; encoded by the coding sequence ATGAAGCTTGCGGTGACACGCATCGGGAATTCCAGGGGGGTGAGAATCCCGAAGACCGTGATCGAACAAGTGGGGCTTGGCGACAGCGCGGAACTGGAAGTGGTGAGCGGAAAAATCGTGATCTCGCCCGCTCCCTCCCGCAAGGGGTGGGCCGAGGCCTTCAGGAAAAAGGGGGGCCGGGGCGAGGATGGATTGCTCGACGAAGGAAACATCCCGCGGGCCAAATGGGATGATGATGAATGGGAGTGGTAG
- the speD gene encoding adenosylmethionine decarboxylase — MKQPLGRHHLVELFGCDGAVINAKSSVREILLEAVAQADGAIVADVFHDFSPHGVSGVVVIAESHVAVHTWPEFGIASLDIFSCGEKLKTDVIKEIVKDRFRAQSVTEKVVERGVG; from the coding sequence GTGAAACAACCATTGGGCCGGCACCATCTGGTGGAGCTTTTCGGATGCGACGGCGCGGTCATAAACGCGAAGTCTTCTGTGCGGGAGATATTGCTGGAGGCGGTGGCCCAGGCGGACGGCGCCATCGTGGCCGACGTTTTTCACGATTTTAGTCCACACGGTGTCAGCGGGGTTGTTGTGATAGCCGAGTCCCACGTGGCCGTTCACACCTGGCCGGAATTCGGGATCGCGTCGCTGGACATATTTTCTTGCGGCGAAAAGCTGAAGACGGATGTGATAAAGGAGATTGTGAAAGACCGGTTCCGGGCGCAAAGCGTGACGGAGAAGGTGGTGGAGAGGGGAGTGGGATAG
- a CDS encoding FAD-binding oxidoreductase: MTRRSALRAMAAGVAAAGVAGCGGAFAFKKKEIPGSIAGAGRGAGHLLNGFAFPEPAETMEVGVAIVGCGVAGVSAAWALSRNGFDDYAALELEQAPGGNAGFGRNAVTAYPRGAYYVPVPNMESKLVRTLFEEAGIIEGYDNGLPVFNEYHLCSDPQERLFIHGRWQEGLFPQIGTNEADSRQYREFFAAMDILKNAKGNDGRPAFAIPMELSSRDPKYTALDKITMAEYMRRNGWDSKYLLWYVNYCMRDDYGSGLEEVSAWAGAHYFASRRGKGANADSHDVLTWPEGNGFLTGHMIKKARPRITSGALVYNIEREGERIAVDHYDPASGKSRRFLARAVIYAAPRFTAGKVIKQLRQNPPEYLPGFTYAPWLVANVSLKSAPAGNGAPLAWDNVSFHNTSLGYVVATHQSLRAREGKTVITFYDALSAGRPADMRRSAMGKTYGDWAGHVVKELSLMHKGVEREIENIEVWLWGHGMIRPVPGFIWGETRREALKPVGGIFFAHSDMSGISIFEEAQYRGVKGAQDAMRSIGKPFAEMAA, from the coding sequence ATGACGCGGCGGAGCGCCCTTAGGGCCATGGCGGCGGGGGTGGCGGCCGCCGGGGTGGCCGGATGCGGCGGGGCGTTCGCGTTCAAAAAAAAGGAAATACCCGGTTCCATAGCAGGGGCGGGGAGGGGCGCCGGGCATCTTCTAAACGGATTTGCGTTTCCGGAGCCTGCGGAGACAATGGAGGTGGGCGTCGCAATCGTTGGCTGCGGAGTGGCCGGTGTGTCCGCCGCGTGGGCCCTGTCGCGCAACGGGTTTGACGATTACGCGGCGCTGGAGCTTGAACAGGCGCCGGGTGGGAACGCCGGTTTTGGGCGCAACGCCGTCACCGCTTATCCTCGCGGGGCATATTATGTCCCGGTCCCGAACATGGAGTCTAAACTTGTGCGGACCCTTTTCGAGGAGGCGGGGATCATAGAGGGATATGACAATGGGCTGCCGGTGTTCAACGAATACCACCTTTGCTCCGATCCGCAGGAACGGCTGTTCATCCATGGAAGGTGGCAGGAAGGGCTATTCCCGCAAATAGGGACAAACGAGGCGGACTCCCGGCAATACCGCGAGTTTTTCGCGGCGATGGACATTTTGAAGAACGCCAAGGGGAACGACGGGCGGCCAGCGTTCGCCATACCGATGGAACTTTCGTCGCGCGACCCAAAATACACGGCGCTTGATAAGATCACCATGGCCGAATACATGCGGCGCAACGGGTGGGACTCCAAGTACCTTTTGTGGTACGTCAATTACTGCATGAGGGACGATTACGGGAGCGGGTTGGAAGAGGTCTCCGCCTGGGCCGGCGCGCATTATTTCGCCTCGCGCAGGGGAAAAGGGGCCAACGCCGATTCTCACGACGTGCTCACATGGCCGGAGGGGAACGGATTTTTGACCGGCCACATGATAAAAAAAGCGCGGCCCCGTATTACTTCGGGGGCGCTGGTGTATAACATCGAAAGGGAAGGGGAACGGATCGCGGTGGACCATTACGATCCGGCAAGCGGGAAAAGCCGCAGGTTTTTGGCGCGCGCCGTGATCTACGCCGCGCCGCGTTTCACGGCGGGCAAGGTCATAAAACAGTTGCGGCAAAATCCCCCGGAGTATCTGCCAGGCTTCACATACGCCCCGTGGCTTGTGGCAAACGTGAGCTTAAAGAGCGCCCCGGCAGGGAACGGAGCGCCGTTGGCGTGGGACAACGTAAGTTTTCACAATACCTCGCTGGGCTATGTGGTGGCCACGCATCAAAGCCTGCGCGCGCGGGAGGGGAAGACGGTGATAACGTTCTACGACGCTTTGAGCGCAGGCCGCCCGGCGGATATGCGGCGATCGGCGATGGGCAAAACTTATGGCGATTGGGCCGGCCACGTTGTCAAAGAGCTTTCGCTGATGCACAAAGGGGTGGAGCGGGAGATTGAGAACATCGAAGTGTGGCTGTGGGGGCACGGGATGATACGGCCCGTGCCCGGATTCATATGGGGAGAAACCAGAAGGGAAGCGCTAAAACCTGTCGGCGGGATATTCTTCGCCCATTCGGACATGAGCGGGATTTCCATATTCGAAGAGGCGCAATATCGCGGGGTGAAGGGGGCGCAGGACGCCATGCGGAGCATCGGTAAACCATTCGCGGAGATGGCGGCGTGA
- a CDS encoding polyamine aminopropyltransferase, which yields MAYALLFSVFVISTCGLVYELISGALASYLLGDSVLQFSTVIGVYLFSMGIGSFFSRYISKDLPAVFIRVEILIAVVGGCSAALLFMVFEYVSSFRVILYSLVSLTGTLVGLEIPLLMRILKAHFEFKDLVSKVFTFDYVGALIASILFPLALAPHLGLVRSAFMFGMINACVAMWALALFRDEIRMSRVLAAEGAGALALLLAGFVYSGSIMGMAEASTYPDSVIYAKSSRYQRIVLTRSPYDIRLFLNGNLQFSSADEYRYHEALVHPAMGSMDGPKDILILGGGDGLAAREILKYPSVRSITLVDLDPEVTKLFAGNEILVKLNENSLASPKLKIVNADAFVWLREDKGTYDFIAVDFPDPSNFSIGKLYSASFDKLLFKALKDTGAAVIQSTSPYVARKSFWCVNNTLAAAGFHTTPYHAYVPAFGDWGYVLASKRPFTPPLKYPAGLKYVSVETVKGMLEFPRDMEAVETEVNRLNNQVLVRYFEDEWAKYSRVNQ from the coding sequence ATGGCGTACGCCCTGCTGTTCTCCGTATTCGTCATCTCCACCTGCGGGCTGGTGTACGAGCTTATCTCCGGCGCGCTGGCAAGCTATCTGCTCGGCGATTCGGTGCTCCAGTTCTCCACCGTCATCGGGGTGTACCTTTTTTCCATGGGGATCGGCTCGTTCTTCTCCCGGTATATATCAAAGGACCTTCCGGCGGTGTTCATCCGGGTGGAAATCCTCATCGCGGTGGTGGGGGGCTGCTCGGCGGCGCTGCTTTTCATGGTGTTCGAATACGTCTCATCGTTCCGCGTGATCCTGTATTCGCTGGTGTCGCTCACTGGGACACTGGTGGGGCTTGAAATCCCGCTTCTGATGCGCATACTCAAGGCCCATTTCGAGTTCAAGGACCTGGTCTCAAAGGTGTTCACTTTCGATTATGTGGGGGCGCTCATCGCCTCGATCCTGTTCCCGCTGGCGCTGGCGCCACACCTTGGGCTTGTGCGTTCCGCTTTCATGTTCGGGATGATAAACGCCTGCGTGGCCATGTGGGCGCTGGCCCTTTTCCGCGACGAGATAAGGATGTCCAGGGTTTTGGCGGCGGAAGGGGCGGGGGCGCTGGCGTTGCTGCTGGCGGGGTTTGTATATTCGGGCTCCATCATGGGGATGGCGGAGGCCTCCACCTATCCGGACAGCGTGATATACGCAAAATCGTCGCGATACCAGCGGATAGTGCTCACCCGTTCGCCATACGACATCCGGCTGTTCCTCAACGGCAACCTCCAGTTTTCCTCGGCGGACGAATACCGCTATCACGAGGCGCTGGTGCATCCGGCGATGGGCTCGATGGACGGGCCGAAAGACATCCTAATCCTCGGCGGCGGCGACGGGCTGGCGGCGCGGGAGATTTTAAAATACCCCTCCGTCCGCTCCATAACGCTTGTGGACCTGGACCCGGAAGTGACAAAGCTTTTCGCGGGAAACGAAATTCTGGTAAAACTTAACGAAAACTCCCTCGCCTCGCCGAAATTGAAAATAGTCAACGCGGACGCCTTCGTGTGGCTGCGGGAGGACAAGGGGACGTATGATTTTATCGCCGTGGACTTCCCCGACCCCTCCAATTTCTCCATCGGCAAGCTTTACTCGGCGTCGTTCGACAAACTTTTATTCAAGGCGCTAAAGGACACCGGCGCGGCGGTGATACAAAGCACTTCGCCATACGTTGCGCGAAAATCGTTCTGGTGCGTGAACAACACCCTCGCCGCGGCCGGGTTCCACACCACGCCATACCATGCTTATGTTCCCGCTTTCGGCGACTGGGGATACGTGCTGGCAAGCAAAAGGCCCTTCACCCCGCCGCTAAAATATCCGGCCGGTTTGAAGTATGTGAGCGTGGAGACGGTGAAGGGGATGCTGGAGTTCCCGCGCGACATGGAGGCGGTGGAGACGGAGGTCAACAGGCTCAATAACCAGGTGTTGGTGCGGTATTTCGAGGATGAGTGGGCGAAATACTCCAGGGTGAACCAGTGA
- a CDS encoding DUF350 domain-containing protein, whose protein sequence is MEPLINMKFVVNSLVFSFLGVVILGVTFYMFDKLTPGNLWQEILEKQNMAAAIVVGSISIAMAIIIGLAIHG, encoded by the coding sequence ATGGAGCCGTTGATAAACATGAAGTTCGTTGTGAATTCGCTGGTGTTCTCGTTCCTCGGGGTGGTGATACTGGGGGTGACATTCTATATGTTCGACAAGCTCACCCCGGGCAACCTGTGGCAGGAGATTTTGGAAAAGCAGAACATGGCGGCGGCGATAGTGGTGGGCTCGATCTCAATCGCCATGGCGATAATCATCGGCCTGGCGATCCACGGCTAG